One Callospermophilus lateralis isolate mCalLat2 chromosome 6, mCalLat2.hap1, whole genome shotgun sequence genomic region harbors:
- the LOC143401002 gene encoding putative vomeronasal receptor-like protein 4, producing MVLDLAKGTTFMFLTGLGIAGNTFVLVSYIYVFRGSEKKPIHLILIHLAFTNILMLFTKCTPRTIASFGWRNLLGDIGCKIVVYLERVARGLSISTTSLLTVVQAITISPRASSWGRLQPRSAWHLLPLLLFCWILNSLISMNLPFYIKNISSMNTSEFSESDNYCYFLPENWIIRWIFIALMVLRDAVFQGVMGLASGHMVFLLHKHHQQVLYIQNSKLLYRTPPEVKAAKSVLLLMLCFLFFYWADCFVSLYLFFSLLKDCVSVSAQEFMTLGYAIVSPFLLIHRDGYLVKSCHAQ from the coding sequence ATGGTTCTGGACCTGGCGAAGGGAACAACCTTCATGTTCCTAACAGGACTGGGCATTGCTGGGAACACCTTTGTCCTTGTGAGCTACATTTACGTTTTCAGAGGCAGTGAGAAGAAACCTATCCACCTCATTCTCATCCACTTGGCTTTCACAAATATCCTAATGCTTTTTACCAAATGCACACCAAGGACAATAGCCAGTTTTGGTTGGAGAAACCTCCTAGGTGACATAGGCTGTAAGATTGTGGTTTATCTGGAGAGGGTGGCCCGGGGCCTGTCCATCAGCACCACCAGTCTCCTCACAGTGGTCCAGGCCATCACCATCAGTCCCAGAGCCTCCAGTTGGGGGAGGCTGCAGCCCAGGTCTGCCTGGCACCTGCTTCCCTTGTTGCTCTTCTGTTGGATTCTCAATTCCTTGATAAGCATGAACTTACCATTTTACATCAAAAATATCAGCAGCATGAACACATCAGAATTTAGTGAAAGTGACAACTACTGCTATTTTCTACCAGAAAACTGGATAATTAGATGGATTTTTATTGCTCTCATGGTCCTTCGAGATGCTGTGTTCCAGGGTGTCATGGGCTTGGCCAGTGGCCACATGGTCTTCCTCCTCCACAAGCACCACCAGCAGGTGCTCTACATTCAGAACTCCAAGCTTCTCTACAGAACCCCCCCTGAGGTGAAGGCTGCGAAGAGTGTCCTCCTTCTGATGCTCTGCTTTCTCTTCTTCTATTGGGCAGATTGTTTTGtttcattatatttatttttctccttactGAAGGATTGTGTATCTGTAAGTGCTCAAGAATTTATGACCCTTGGTTATGCGATTGTTAGCCCATTTCTGCTGATTCACAGAGATGGATATCTGGTTAAAAGTTGTCATGCTCAGTAA